A window from Acipenser ruthenus chromosome 36, fAciRut3.2 maternal haplotype, whole genome shotgun sequence encodes these proteins:
- the LOC117966855 gene encoding tumor necrosis factor ligand superfamily member 10-like isoform X1 produces the protein MMTMLSCKETDTHNALSCQKRLIHCLLFWVTLLSISQIVTLALLFTWAYSVTPPCSCKEDRHVSGFFGAKSKAEGNQKILWINKPNMLRRMTLEEGAVKIPQSGLYYLYTQVSVLRNESSNNTTEQEQLVKVMRDMGEEKAVLLRRDFTVKAGWRVPTSGYIGGQFLLDEGDKIFVTLEKEAKVKEDDQETFFGIYMLEAVD, from the exons ATGATGACAATGCTAAGCTGCAAAGAGACAGATACTCACAATGCTCTCTCCTGCCAGAAGAGGCTCATTCACTGCCTGTTGTTTTGGGTGACGCTGCTCTCCATCTCGCAGATTGTTACTTTGGCTCTACTTTTCACCTGGGCTTATTCTGTAACACCTCCATGTAGTTGTAAG GAAGATCGACATGTGAGTGGATTCTTTGGCGCAAAAAGCAAAG CAGAAGGCAACCAGAAAATACTCTGGATTAATAAGCCCAACATGTTACGCCGCATGACTTTGGAGGAGGGAGCGGTTAAAATTCCACAAAGTGGCTTGTACTATCTCTACACACAGGTCAGTGTGCTGAGGAACGAAAGCTCTAATAACACAACAGAGCAGGAGCAGCTGGTCAAAGTGATGAGAGACATGGGGGAGGAGAAGGCCGTGCTGCTCAGAAGGGACTTCACGGTGAAGGCAGGCTGGAGGGTCCCCACCTCAGGATACATCGGGGGTCAGTTTTTGCTGGATGAAGGGGACAAGATCTTTGTCACCTTGGAGAAAGAGGCCAAGGTGAAGGAAGACGACCAGGAGACCTTCTTTGGTATCTACATGCTGGAGGCTGTGGACTAG
- the LOC117966855 gene encoding tumor necrosis factor ligand superfamily member 10-like isoform X2: MMTMLSCKETDTHNALSCQKRLIHCLLFWVTLLSISQIVTLALLFTWAYSVTPPCSCKEDRHVSGFFGAKSKEGNQKILWINKPNMLRRMTLEEGAVKIPQSGLYYLYTQVSVLRNESSNNTTEQEQLVKVMRDMGEEKAVLLRRDFTVKAGWRVPTSGYIGGQFLLDEGDKIFVTLEKEAKVKEDDQETFFGIYMLEAVD, translated from the exons ATGATGACAATGCTAAGCTGCAAAGAGACAGATACTCACAATGCTCTCTCCTGCCAGAAGAGGCTCATTCACTGCCTGTTGTTTTGGGTGACGCTGCTCTCCATCTCGCAGATTGTTACTTTGGCTCTACTTTTCACCTGGGCTTATTCTGTAACACCTCCATGTAGTTGTAAG GAAGATCGACATGTGAGTGGATTCTTTGGCGCAAAAAGCAAAG AAGGCAACCAGAAAATACTCTGGATTAATAAGCCCAACATGTTACGCCGCATGACTTTGGAGGAGGGAGCGGTTAAAATTCCACAAAGTGGCTTGTACTATCTCTACACACAGGTCAGTGTGCTGAGGAACGAAAGCTCTAATAACACAACAGAGCAGGAGCAGCTGGTCAAAGTGATGAGAGACATGGGGGAGGAGAAGGCCGTGCTGCTCAGAAGGGACTTCACGGTGAAGGCAGGCTGGAGGGTCCCCACCTCAGGATACATCGGGGGTCAGTTTTTGCTGGATGAAGGGGACAAGATCTTTGTCACCTTGGAGAAAGAGGCCAAGGTGAAGGAAGACGACCAGGAGACCTTCTTTGGTATCTACATGCTGGAGGCTGTGGACTAG